From one Rhodamnia argentea isolate NSW1041297 chromosome 1, ASM2092103v1, whole genome shotgun sequence genomic stretch:
- the LOC115747788 gene encoding uncharacterized protein LOC115747788 isoform X2 — protein sequence MPSLQTALPPELADNVLRLYRECLRRAKYIGHQQHNTQLLVDLVRQQFRRHMHETDPRQIQKLKDDAARGLINHILYESEKMTGRKFSKGS from the exons ATGCCGTCTCTGCAAACAGCTTTGCCTCCTGAACTGGCAGACAATGTTCTAAGG CTTTATCGCGAGTGCCTTCGAAGAGCGAAATACATAGGGCATCAG CAACACAATACTCAGCTTCTTGTTGACTTGGTGAGGCAGCAATTTAGACGGCACATGCATGAGACAGATCCCAggcaaatccaaaaacttaagGATGA TGCGGCAAGGGGGCTGATTAACCATATACTGTATGAATCAGAGAAGATGACTGGTCGCAAATTCAGTAAAGGCTCGTAA
- the LOC115747788 gene encoding uncharacterized protein LOC115747788 isoform X1, translated as MAAVICVKSGGERIEMPSLQTALPPELADNVLRLYRECLRRAKYIGHQQHNTQLLVDLVRQQFRRHMHETDPRQIQKLKDDAARGLINHILYESEKMTGRKFSKGS; from the exons ATGGCT GCTGTAATTTGCGTTAAATCAGGTGGAGAGAGAATCGAGATGCCGTCTCTGCAAACAGCTTTGCCTCCTGAACTGGCAGACAATGTTCTAAGG CTTTATCGCGAGTGCCTTCGAAGAGCGAAATACATAGGGCATCAG CAACACAATACTCAGCTTCTTGTTGACTTGGTGAGGCAGCAATTTAGACGGCACATGCATGAGACAGATCCCAggcaaatccaaaaacttaagGATGA TGCGGCAAGGGGGCTGATTAACCATATACTGTATGAATCAGAGAAGATGACTGGTCGCAAATTCAGTAAAGGCTCGTAA
- the LOC115747797 gene encoding probable boron transporter 2, translating to MEETFVPFRGIKNDVQGRLLCYKQDWTGGLRAGLRILAPTTYIFFASAIPVISFGEQLERSTDGVLTAVQTLASTALCGIIHSVFGGQPLLILGVAEPTVIMYTFLFNFAKDRPELGSKLFLAWTGWVCVWTAILLFLLAVLGACSIINRFTRLTGELFGLLIAMLFMQQAIKGLVEEFCLPERENPSFTEFQPPWRFANGMFALVLSFGLLLTALRSRKARSWKYGSGSLQGFIADYGVPLMVLVWTAISFAPAGNIPKGIPRRLFSPNPWSPGAYENWTVIKDMVKVPVLYIIGAFIPATMIAVLYYFDHSVASQLAQQKEFNLRKPSSFHYDLLLLGFLTILCGLLGIPPSNGVIPQSPMHTKSLATLKHQLLRNRLVSTARKCMGQHASLGQVYGSMQEAYQQMQTPLIYQAPSALGLKDLKDSTIQMASSMGHMDAPVDGTVFDVEKEIDDLLPVEVKEQRLSNLLQAAMVGGCVAAMPLLKKIPTSVLWGYFAFMAIESLPGNQFWERILLLFTAPSRRYKVLEEYHATFVETVPFKTIVVFTLFQTAYLLVCFGITWVPLAGVLFPLMIMLLVPVRQYILPKFFKVAHLQDLDAAEYEEAPAVSFHLSPEGRMSRATSFADDGEVLDCMITRSRGEIRRTCSSKATSSCATPSREFKGVQSPRIYSPRISELRGDQSPQLGGRSPSSPRTRPSNLGKTG from the exons ATGGAAGAGACCTTTGTACCATTTCGCGGGATAAAGAATGATGTTCAAGGGAGATTGTTATGCTACAAGCAAGATTGGACTGGTGGACTCAGGGCAGGCTTGAG GATATTGGCTCCCACCACATACATATTTTTCGCCTCTGCTATTCCAGTTATTTCATTTGGAGAACAATTGGAAAGAAGCACAG ATGGAGTTTTGACGGCAGTTCAAACGTTAGCTTCTACTGCATTGTGCGGGATAATACACTCTGTTTTCGGAGGCCAGCCATTGCTGATTCTTGGAGTGGCAGAGCCAACTGTAATTATGTATACCTTCTTATTTAACTTTGCTAAAGACAGACCGGAACTGGGATCAAAGCTCTTTCTAGCGTGGACTGGATG GGTATGTGTGTGGACTGCAATCTTACTGTTTCTACTAGCTGTCCTTGGAGCTTGCTCAATCATAAATAGGTTTACTCGTCTCACTGGTGAATTATTTGGCCTCCTTATTGCGATGCTTTTTATGCAGCAAGCTATCAAG GGGCTGGTTGAGGAATTTTGCTTACCTGAAAGAGAAAATCCCAGCTTTACCGAATTCCAGCCACCATGGAGATTTGCAAATGGCATGTTTGCTTTGGTCCTGTCATTTGGGCTTCTGCTTACAGCATTAAGAAGCAGAAAAGCAAGATCTTGGAAATATGGATCAG GGTCGCTTCAAGGCTTCATTGCGGATTATGGTGTGCCATTGATGGTTCTGGTCTGGACAGCAATTTCATTTGCACCAGCTGGAAATATTCCCAAAGGGATACCGAGGCGCCTCTTCAGTCCAAATCCATGGTCTCCTGGCGCGTATGAGAATTGGACTGTTATAAAG GACATGGTAAAAGTACCTGTGCTCTATATCATAGGAGCTTTTATCCCGGCAACAATGATCGCAGTGCTTTATTATTTTGACCACAGCGTGGCTTCCCAACTTGCTCAGCAGAAAGAATTTAACTTGAGAAAGCCATCTTCTTTCCACTACGATCTACTTCTTCTGGGGTTTCTG ACAATACTATGCGGTCTCCTGGGGATCCCTCCATCAAATGGTGTCATACCACAGTCCCCCATGCATACGAAAAGCTTAGCTACTCTAAAGCATCAG TTACTTCGGAATCGGCTTGTATCGACTGCTCGTAAATGCATGGGGCAGCATGCAAGTCTGGGGCAAGTCTATGGAAGCATGCAGGAAGCCTATCAACAAATGCAGACCCCACTGATTTACCAGGCACCTTCTGCTCTG GGACTGAAGGATTTGAAGGACTCAACAATTCAGATGGCTTCCAGCATGGGGCACATGGATGCACCGGTTGATGGAACTGTGTTTGATGTTGAGAAAGAAATTGATGATTTATTGCCAGTGGAGGTGAAAGAACAAAGGCTCAGTAACTTGCTTCAAGCTGCAATGGTTGGTGGATGTGTCGCAGCCATGCCTTTGCTGAAGAAGATCCCAACCTCAGTGCTGTGGGGCTATTTTGCCTTCATGGCCATCGAAAGCCTTCCTGGTAACCAGTTCTGGGAGAGGATCTTACTGCTTTTCACTGCTCCAAGCCGAAGATACAA AGTGCTGGAGGAGTATCATGCTACTTTCGTGGAGACCGTACCGTTCAAGACAATTGTGGTCTTCACATTATTCCAGACTGCATATTTGCTTGTTTGTTTCGGGATTACGTGGGTTCCACTTGCTGGGGTACTTTTCCCACTGATGATCATGCTTTTAGTTCCGGTGAGGCAATACATTTTGCCCAAGTTCTTCAAAGTGGCCCACCTTCAAGATTTAGACGCTGCAGAGTATGAAGAGGCGCCTGCCGTATCATTCCATCTTTCACCG GAAGGAAGGATGAGCAGGGCGACGTCATTTGCTGACGATGGAGAGGTTTTAGACTGTATGATTACTCGAAGCAGGGGCGAGATCAGGCGCACATGCAGTTCTAAGGCGACTAGCTCCTGCGCAACGCCATCTCGAGAGTTCAAAGGCGTTCAAAGCCCTCGGATTTACAGCCCACGCATCAGTGAACTTCGAGGTGATCAAAGTCCTCAGCTGGGTGGAAGAAGTCCTTCCAGTCCAAGGACCAGACCATCAAATTTAGGGAAAACTGGCTAG
- the LOC115747735 gene encoding polygalacturonase At1g48100-like — translation MPPPEAQDPAPPSPTYSPALTVLSDPSHGPSNSSSGRIFDVTAFGAIGDGLADNTPSFEAAWKAVYSVESGVVLAPSGYTFTITPTNFSGPCEPGLVDGVLIQPNGPDCWPKAYGKKQWLVFYQLNNMTLTGKGTIEGNGRAVVGSYLQAPQGD, via the exons ATGCCTCCCCCTGAGGCCCAGGACCCTGCCCCTCCATCCCCCACCTACTCGCCTGCGCTGACTGTGCTGTCAGACCCCAGCCATGGGCCATCCAACTCCAGCTCCGGCCGCATCTTTGACGTGACTGCCTTCGGGGCTATCGGGGATGGGTTGGCTGACAACACCCCCTCCTTTGAGGCGGCCTGGAAGGCAGTGTACTCGGTGGAGTCAGGTGTCGTCCTCGCTCCCTCGGGCTACACATTCACGATCACTCCCACGAACTTCTCGGGCCCATGCGAGCCGGGGCTC GTAGATGGGGTCTTGATTCAGCCAAATGGACCGGATTGTTGGCCGAAAGCATATGGCAAGAAGCAATGGCTCGTGTTCTACCAGCTCAACAACATGACTCTGACGGGGAAGGGAACCATTGAAGGCAATGGCAGAGCCGTGGTGGGATCTTACTTGCAAGCCCCACAGGGTGATTGA
- the LOC115747786 gene encoding LOW QUALITY PROTEIN: polygalacturonase At1g48100-like (The sequence of the model RefSeq protein was modified relative to this genomic sequence to represent the inferred CDS: deleted 1 base in 1 codon), translated as MKMVRDVVLVSIVLGLFLQNASNVEGRYHYHKGQKKNPDEGSSSTTSPAPPPEAQDPAPSSPAYSPAPTVPSDPAPDPSNSSSGCVYDVTALGAVGDGSADDTPAFTAAWKAACAVESGVVLAPSGYNFTITSTIFSGPCKPGLVFQVDGVLMPPNGPDCWPKADSRKQWLIFYRLDGMTLTGKGTIEGNGEPWWDLPCKPHRGPNGKTVSGPCDSPALIRFFMSSNLAVNMLRIQNSPQFHMKFDGCEGVLIEKLSISSPKLSPNTDGIHIENTKSVGIYNSMISNGDDCISIGPGCSDVNIEGVTCGPSHGISIGSLGVHNSQACVSNITVRNVVIRESDNGLRIKTWQGGSGSVAGISFENIQMENVHNCIIVDQYYCLSKECRNETSAVYVTGLSYRNIKGTYNVISPPIHFACSDTVPCTNITMSEVELLPHEGELVDDPFCWNAYGVQETLTIPPIGCLQDGMPQTVAESSAYGC; from the exons ATGAAGATGGTTCGAGATGTGGTGCTCGTTTCGATCGTCCTGGGTTTGTTCCTCCAAAATGCCAGCAATGTGGAAGGAAGATATCACTACCACAAGGGCCAGAAGAAGAATCCTGACGAGGGCTCAAGCTCAACAACCTCTCCAGCGCCTCCCCCTGAGGCCCAGGACCCTGCCCCTTCATCCCCTGCCTACTCGCCGGCGCCCACCGTGCCGTCTGACCCG GCCCCTGACCCGTCCAACTCCAGCTCGGGCTGCGTCTACGACGTGACCGCCTTAGGAGCGGTCGGGGACGGGTCAGCCGACGACACCCCTGCCTTCACGGCGGCCTGGAAGGCGGCGTGCGCGGTGGAGTCGGGTGTCGTCCTCGCTCCCTCGGGTTACAATTTCACGATCACTTCCACGATCTTCTCGGGCCCGTGCAAGCCGGGGCTCGTGTTCCAA GTAGATGGGGTCTTGATGCCGCCAAATGGACCGGATTGTTGGCCGAAAGCAGATAGCAGGAAGCAATGGCTCATCTTCTATCGGCTCGACGGCATGACTCTGACCGGGAAGGGAACCATCGAAGGCAATGGCGAGCCGTGGTGGGATCTTCCTTGCAAGCCCCACAGG GGTCCGAATGGGAAAACGGTGTCGGGACCTTGCGACAGCCCTGCT TTGATACGGTTCTTCATGAGCTCCAATTTGGCCGTGAACATGTTACGAATCCAGAACAGCCCTCAATTCCACATGAAGTTCGACGGCTGCGAGGGAGTGCTGATCGAAAAGCTGTCCATATCTTCCCCAAAACTCAGCCCCAACACCGACGGCATCCACATTGAGAACACTAAATCCGTGGGGATATACAACAGCATGATCTCAAATG GCGATGATTGCATCTCCATCGGACCCGGATGTTCGGATGTCAACATCGAGGGCGTTACTTGCGGGCCGAGTCACGGGATCAG CATCGGGAGCTTGGGAGTGCACAACTCGCAGGCATGCGTCTCGAACATAACCGTCCGGAACGTGGTGATCAGGGAGTCCGACAACGGCCTCCGCATCAAGACGTGGCAGGGAGGGAGCGGGTCGGTCGCTGGCATCTCCTTCGAGAACATCCAGATGGAAAACGTGCACAACTGCATCATCGTGGACCAGTACTACTGCCTCTCCAAGGAGTGCCGGAACGAGACCTCGGCCGTGTACGTGACCGGCCTCTCCTACCGCAACATCAAGGGCACATACAACGTGATCAGCCCGCCGATCCACTTCGCGTGCAGCGACACGGTGCCCTGCACCAACATCACGATGTCGGAGGTCGAGCTGCTGCCTCACGAGGGCGAGCTGGTCGACGACCCGTTCTGCTGGAACGCCTACGGGGTCCAGGAGACCCTGACCATCCCTCCCATCGGTTGCTTGCAAGATGGGATGCCTCAGACTGTGGCAGAGAGCTCTGCTTATGGCTGCTAA